Proteins from a single region of Thunnus albacares chromosome 14, fThuAlb1.1, whole genome shotgun sequence:
- the si:ch1073-143l10.2 gene encoding autophagy-related protein 16-1 isoform X1, whose product MGSWKNHVRGQLQHRDQREKVPYAGVFTSLSQLEERFEIRKQILEDVQTKSLERGGVEAGKNTSLLQLQLRESEHLAEKLSQTVSDLTTVLYLKEAELQYWQSRVSRHHQEALTLAKGSKTLKATLSEYEFTIECQCKELAALHVEQKELKEAAAQAWKEKEELLQRWMEEKREEADRLNKYNDTQERWQRLAKQLKKHLHKEMAQGYDPIETSSLSGATKTSPVF is encoded by the exons ATGGGAAGCTGGAAGAATCACGTGCGCGGTCAACTGCAACACAGAGACCAAAGAGAGAAAGTCCCATACGCTGGCGTCTTCACAAGCT tgtCTCAGTTGGAAGAGCGTTTTGAAATTCGCAAACAAATTTTAGAAGATGTCCAGACTAAGAG TTTAGAGCGAGGTGGAGTTGAAGCTGGGAAAAACACAAGCCTCCTTCAACTCCAGCTAAGAGAAAGTGAACATCTGGCAGAAAAG CTGTCTCAGACTGTCTCCGACTTGACCACTGTCCTGTATTTGAAAGAGGCTGAACTGCAATACTGGCAGTCACG tgtttcccgTCACCACCAAGAGGCACTTACTCTGGCTAAAGGGAGTAAAACCCTGAAGGCGACCCTTTCCGAATATGAGTTCACCATAGAGTGTCAATGCAAAGAGCTGGCAGCTCTGCATGTGGAGCAGAAAGAACtaaaagaagcagcagcacaagcttggaaagagaaagaagaactCTTGCAACGATggatggaggagaagagggaggaggcaGACAGACTGAACAAGTACAATGACACTCAGGAAAG GTGGCAACGTTTAGCCAAACAGTTGAAGAAGCACCTCCACAAGGAGATGGCACAAGGTTATGATCCCATAGAGACCAGCTCTTTGAGTGGTGCAACAAAAACGTCACCAGTCTTCTAA
- the si:ch1073-143l10.2 gene encoding autophagy-related protein 16-1 isoform X2, with translation MSRLRERGGVEAGKNTSLLQLQLRESEHLAEKLSQTVSDLTTVLYLKEAELQYWQSRVSRHHQEALTLAKGSKTLKATLSEYEFTIECQCKELAALHVEQKELKEAAAQAWKEKEELLQRWMEEKREEADRLNKYNDTQERWQRLAKQLKKHLHKEMAQGYDPIETSSLSGATKTSPVF, from the exons ATGTCCAGACTAAGAG AGCGAGGTGGAGTTGAAGCTGGGAAAAACACAAGCCTCCTTCAACTCCAGCTAAGAGAAAGTGAACATCTGGCAGAAAAG CTGTCTCAGACTGTCTCCGACTTGACCACTGTCCTGTATTTGAAAGAGGCTGAACTGCAATACTGGCAGTCACG tgtttcccgTCACCACCAAGAGGCACTTACTCTGGCTAAAGGGAGTAAAACCCTGAAGGCGACCCTTTCCGAATATGAGTTCACCATAGAGTGTCAATGCAAAGAGCTGGCAGCTCTGCATGTGGAGCAGAAAGAACtaaaagaagcagcagcacaagcttggaaagagaaagaagaactCTTGCAACGATggatggaggagaagagggaggaggcaGACAGACTGAACAAGTACAATGACACTCAGGAAAG GTGGCAACGTTTAGCCAAACAGTTGAAGAAGCACCTCCACAAGGAGATGGCACAAGGTTATGATCCCATAGAGACCAGCTCTTTGAGTGGTGCAACAAAAACGTCACCAGTCTTCTAA
- the tex36 gene encoding testis-expressed protein 36, with protein sequence MVKGGKRYFSMSNDCKWFAHPDLPRNETRNRETCTSTGLMLTQVKSSLPQALNFERYPKWKTQQKSREYPFSDHDNKRAFKDNITVFTQGVGRRKCLDDYRQHNSHFCLCHDGADGSAEDTRTDLAAYRTDFMVEQAVNVPTNTRRFPRNHKRKSEEAALAQAGEQFMWFGRHDSHLSETLEVLAATNCPASSNTPTLKH encoded by the exons ATGGTTAAAGGAGGAAAGCGTTATTTTTCAATGAGCAATGATTGCAAATGG tttgcTCATCCAGATTTACCAAGAAATGAGACAAGGAATCGAGAGACTTGTACAAGCACTGGGCTCATGCTGACTCAGGTTAAATCATCACTGCCTCAGGCTTTAAACTTTGAGCGCTATCCTAAATGGAAAactcagcag AAGTCCAGAGAGTATCCATTCTCAGACCATGACAACAAGCGTGCCTTTAAAGACAATATCACAGTTTTCACTCAA GGTGTGGGACGCAGAAAGTGTCTTGATGACTACAGACAGCACAACTCCCACTTCTGCCTCTGCCATGATGGAGCTGACGGCAGTGCTGAAGACACCAGGACGGACCTCGCGGCCTACCGGACTGACTTCATGGTGGAGCAGGCTGTTAATGTTCCAACCAACACCAGACGGTTCCCACGCAACCACAAGAGAAAGTCTGAAGAGGCAGCTTTGGCACAGGCAGGGGAGCAGTTCATGTGGTTCGGACGACACGACTCTCACCTCTCGGAGACCCTGGAAGTGCTGGCAGCTACCAACTGCCCAGCATCTTCCAATACTCCTACGTTAAAGCATTAG